A single region of the Gossypium arboreum isolate Shixiya-1 chromosome 12, ASM2569848v2, whole genome shotgun sequence genome encodes:
- the LOC108478699 gene encoding dof zinc finger protein DOF3.7-like, with product MDADKWSQGFQVKSMEEMMVANNNTCTKGTTTTTTVLEKKTRPPEQLNCPRCNSTNTKFCYYNNYSLTQPRYFCKTCRRYWTEGGSLRNVPVGGGSRKNKRSSISTTSSSSSSSSSSSSSTAFASDSAKVLDLNPSTFSLLSSSQNPNKVHYKGQDLNLTFPPMQEPGLYDHQHNYYYYNNTGMVSRGLNSFVPAPAAPATPAPAALFSMQDYKPSLSSTTFPIHSGVQGFPFGEMKQVSSTNNEVDDDQNKEQSNSTGFWNNNGVLGGGGSW from the exons ATGGATGCTGATAAATGGTCACAG GGTTTTCAAGTGAAATCAATGGAAGAGATGATGGTAGCTAATAATAATACATGCACAAAAGGGACGACGACAACAACAACAGTGTTAGAGAAGAAAACAAGACCACCAGAGCAATTGAATTGTCCTAGGTGTAACTCAACAAACACCAAGTTTTGTTATTACAACAATTATAGTCTTACTCAACCAAGGTACTTTTGTAAGACTTGTAGAAGGTATTGGACTGAAGGTGGGTCTTTAAGGAATGTACCTGTTGGTGGTGGTTCAAGGAAGAACAAAAGATCTTCAATATCAacaacttcttcttcttcttcttcttcttcttcttcttcatcatcaaCAGCTTTCGCTTCAGATTCAGCTAAAGTTTTAGATCTAAACCCATCCACTTTCTCACTGTTATCATCTTCTCAAAACCCTAATAAGGTTCATTATAAAGGTCAAGATCTTAACCTAACTTTCCCACCTATGCAAGAGCCTGGTTTATATGATCATCAGCATAACTACTACTACTACAACAACACCGGGATGGTTTCAAGAGGGTTGAATTCTTTCGTTCCGGCACCAGCAGCACCGGCGACACCAGCACCGGCTGCCCTTTTTTCCATGCAAGATTATAAGCCATCCCTTAGTAGTACTACTTTCCCAATCCATAGTGGTGTTCAAGGGTTCCCTTTTGGAGAAATGAAACAAGTTTCTAGCACTAATAATGAAGTTGATGATGATCAAAACAAGGAACAAAGCAATTCAACTGGATTTTGGAATAATAATGGTGTATTAGGTGGTGGAGGAtcatggtaa